Proteins encoded together in one Desulfosporosinus meridiei DSM 13257 window:
- a CDS encoding 3D domain-containing protein, whose translation MIVTAYTANDRGRDGKGITASGEPVKEGWTIAADPSLPFGTKIYIPKLEHTYTVTDRGGAIRGNRLDLYMEKRSDAIEFGIWELEVWIEN comes from the coding sequence ATGATCGTCACGGCCTACACGGCCAATGACAGAGGAAGGGACGGCAAAGGAATCACAGCCAGCGGTGAACCGGTCAAAGAGGGTTGGACGATAGCTGCCGATCCGAGCTTACCCTTCGGAACCAAGATCTATATCCCAAAGCTTGAACATACCTACACGGTCACGGATCGGGGCGGCGCAATACGAGGGAATAGGCTAGACCTTTACATGGAGAAACGGAGTGATGCTATAGAGTTCGGAATATGGGAATTGGAAGTTTGGATTGAAAATTAA
- a CDS encoding helix-turn-helix transcriptional regulator encodes MKAQQLSVARNLQTDVVMMTRFWLANIRINADMTHEEVAKMVGVKRQYYSMIENGERTPSVKVAQRIGEVLNFKWTLFFEENSNKAKRYESDENEFHERRKGECHVSPR; translated from the coding sequence ATGAAGGCACAGCAACTTAGTGTTGCTAGGAATTTACAGACGGATGTGGTGATGATGACTCGATTCTGGCTAGCGAACATACGCATAAATGCTGATATGACGCATGAAGAGGTCGCAAAAATGGTTGGAGTAAAAAGGCAATATTATAGCATGATTGAGAACGGTGAAAGAACGCCTAGCGTAAAAGTTGCTCAAAGAATTGGAGAAGTGTTGAACTTTAAATGGACTCTTTTTTTTGAGGAAAATAGCAACAAAGCGAAGCGTTACGAATCCGACGAAAATGAATTCCACGAGAGGAGGAAGGGAGAATGCCACGTAAGCCCCAGGTAA
- a CDS encoding helix-turn-helix domain-containing protein — MFPDRLCTLRTSKGLTHQDMADMLGITRQAYSNYEAGKREPDHSTLRKLAEFFIVSTDYLLGQDNGKIVPSWATAKDKRDFKKMLEDDDDLMFDGVPIEGEDRQRIKDVLTGLFWEAKQMNKRKKKSDSTNDTKK; from the coding sequence ATGTTTCCTGACAGACTTTGTACGCTAAGAACTTCAAAGGGTTTAACACATCAAGATATGGCTGATATGTTAGGAATTACGCGGCAAGCGTATAGTAACTACGAGGCAGGGAAAAGAGAACCAGATCACAGCACTTTAAGAAAACTGGCTGAGTTTTTCATAGTCTCAACGGATTATTTACTTGGGCAAGACAATGGTAAGATCGTTCCCTCATGGGCAACAGCTAAAGATAAACGAGATTTTAAGAAAATGCTCGAAGATGATGATGATTTAATGTTTGATGGAGTTCCTATTGAGGGTGAGGATCGACAACGGATTAAAGATGTTCTTACCGGCCTTTTCTGGGAAGCTAAACAAATGAACAAACGAAAAAAGAAATCTGACAGCACGAACGACACCAAGAAATAA
- a CDS encoding ImmA/IrrE family metallo-endopeptidase produces the protein MDKLIHTLTRKYKTNCPFTIAEHLGIHIRYADLGEHTRGIYYSKLRRRFIVINSRLNSHWQRFICAHELAHDRLHRGLNRFFLDEYSLSNANKYERQANEFAVQLLLKSTVIRPGETLEQFFRKNYVPVEMLKYYR, from the coding sequence ATGGACAAGCTTATACATACTTTAACCCGTAAGTATAAAACCAATTGTCCTTTCACAATCGCTGAACATCTTGGTATTCATATCCGGTATGCCGATCTTGGTGAACATACACGTGGCATTTATTACAGTAAACTCAGGCGCAGATTTATCGTTATTAACTCAAGGCTAAATTCTCATTGGCAGCGTTTTATCTGCGCTCATGAACTAGCACATGATAGACTCCACAGAGGTTTAAATCGCTTTTTCCTAGATGAGTATTCTCTCTCCAATGCCAATAAATATGAACGGCAGGCTAATGAGTTTGCAGTTCAACTGCTCTTAAAATCTACAGTTATTCGCCCTGGCGAGACTCTTGAACAATTTTTTCGTAAAAATTATGTTCCAGTTGAGATGCTGAAATATTATCGCTAA
- the smpB gene encoding SsrA-binding protein SmpB: MPSGGIKVVAENRKAFHDYYIEDRIEAGIILTGTEIKSIRNGRVNLKDSYAKLDEGEIWVHQLHISPYEQGNRFNHDPLRPRKLLLHRAEISKLIGKIQQQGLTLIPIKIYLKKGMAKVELAVGQGKKNYDKRQALAEREGKRDIERALRDRNKNY; this comes from the coding sequence ATGCCTTCTGGAGGAATTAAAGTTGTTGCTGAAAATCGTAAGGCTTTCCACGATTATTATATTGAGGATAGAATCGAGGCTGGGATTATTCTCACCGGAACTGAAATTAAATCCATTCGTAATGGACGGGTTAATTTAAAGGATAGCTATGCAAAATTAGACGAGGGTGAAATTTGGGTTCACCAGCTGCATATTAGCCCCTATGAACAGGGAAACCGGTTCAATCACGATCCACTTAGGCCTCGTAAGCTGCTACTTCACCGAGCGGAAATAAGTAAACTAATCGGTAAAATTCAGCAGCAAGGGTTAACCTTGATCCCGATAAAAATTTATTTAAAAAAAGGGATGGCCAAAGTAGAATTGGCTGTTGGCCAAGGGAAGAAAAATTATGATAAACGTCAGGCTCTTGCTGAACGTGAAGGAAAACGTGATATAGAGCGTGCCTTAAGAGATCGGAATAAGAATTATTAG
- a CDS encoding HDIG domain-containing metalloprotein produces MTRAEAYAELTKYVDNKNLLKHMISTEAVLIRLAKHFDQDPDLWGMAGLLHDIDYEDTKEQPEVHSLKGAEILENLGFTHDLIYAVKVHNERHGLPRNSLLDKALYATDPMTGLIVAGALIRPDKKLSGVDVPFLLKKFDQKAFAKGANRQQILSCSELGLTLEEFLGLGLEGMQGISKELEL; encoded by the coding sequence ATGACAAGAGCAGAAGCATACGCAGAATTAACGAAGTATGTTGATAATAAAAATCTACTAAAACATATGATATCAACAGAAGCAGTCCTTATTCGTTTAGCTAAGCATTTTGATCAAGATCCTGATTTGTGGGGAATGGCCGGCCTGCTCCATGATATTGATTATGAGGATACTAAAGAACAGCCTGAAGTCCATTCTCTAAAAGGAGCGGAAATCTTAGAGAACCTAGGTTTTACCCATGATCTTATCTATGCTGTAAAGGTACACAATGAGAGGCACGGACTACCCCGTAACTCCTTATTAGACAAGGCCCTTTATGCAACAGACCCTATGACAGGGCTGATTGTAGCTGGGGCTCTTATCCGACCGGATAAAAAGCTTTCTGGGGTAGATGTGCCTTTCCTCCTTAAGAAATTCGATCAAAAGGCCTTTGCCAAGGGGGCAAATAGACAGCAGATTCTCAGCTGCAGTGAGCTGGGACTTACGTTAGAGGAGTTTTTAGGATTGGGCTTAGAGGGAATGCAGGGGATTTCGAAGGAATTAGAGCTATAG
- a CDS encoding alpha/beta hydrolase: MEPQRRLVEPFFFPGNHVGCLLIHGFSGSPSEMRLMGERLAKLGWTILGVQLSGHGTTPEQMATTGWEDWTKDAVVGVRKLRETCDTVIGVGLSMGGLLTLYLGTLGLIDGLISMNAPMILADRRTRFVRLIRPFMRFVDKNKPFSSRVKNLNPGKAAKDQPTLLKNDPPAERFVYERVPVDALISLNRGIRQVRNKLQTIKCPCLLMQSTKDLTVKPVSVEIIRKKISQVKPEVIYWQKSGHILTLGQEREEVFLKVHEFLQQFDQKKY; the protein is encoded by the coding sequence ATGGAACCACAAAGACGCTTAGTAGAGCCTTTCTTTTTCCCCGGGAATCATGTTGGCTGCTTGCTCATTCATGGTTTTTCCGGCTCTCCTTCAGAAATGCGGCTAATGGGCGAACGCTTAGCCAAGCTTGGCTGGACAATCCTTGGAGTCCAACTTTCAGGTCATGGGACAACTCCGGAACAAATGGCAACAACCGGCTGGGAGGATTGGACTAAAGACGCAGTAGTTGGTGTTAGAAAGCTCAGAGAAACTTGTGATACTGTAATTGGAGTAGGCCTATCAATGGGAGGACTATTGACTCTTTATCTAGGAACTCTTGGTCTAATCGATGGACTTATCAGTATGAATGCTCCCATGATCCTGGCGGATAGGAGAACTCGTTTCGTGCGGCTCATTAGGCCATTTATGAGGTTTGTTGACAAGAATAAACCGTTTTCCTCGAGAGTGAAAAATTTGAATCCCGGAAAAGCGGCAAAGGATCAACCAACTTTGTTAAAAAATGATCCGCCAGCTGAGCGTTTTGTCTATGAACGGGTTCCGGTAGATGCCTTAATTTCATTAAATAGAGGGATACGTCAAGTACGCAATAAACTTCAGACAATTAAATGCCCTTGTTTATTAATGCAAAGCACAAAGGATTTAACCGTTAAACCTGTCAGTGTAGAGATTATTAGGAAGAAAATCAGCCAGGTCAAGCCTGAGGTAATCTATTGGCAAAAATCCGGACATATTTTAACGCTTGGTCAAGAACGCGAAGAGGTTTTTTTAAAGGTTCATGAGTTTCTTCAACAGTTTGATCAGAAGAAATATTAA
- the secG gene encoding preprotein translocase subunit SecG — protein sequence MQIALIILLILSSIGLIAAVLLQSGRSAGLSGAITGAGEAIFGKKKGMDELFAKVTGVLAAVFLLSSLGLAMVS from the coding sequence TTGCAAATTGCATTAATAATTCTTTTAATACTCAGTTCGATAGGGCTGATTGCAGCTGTCTTGCTACAGTCCGGAAGAAGTGCAGGATTATCAGGAGCTATTACTGGTGCCGGAGAAGCTATTTTCGGCAAGAAGAAAGGCATGGACGAATTATTTGCTAAAGTTACAGGTGTTTTAGCAGCAGTCTTTTTGCTGAGTTCTTTAGGTTTAGCCATGGTTTCGTAG
- the eno gene encoding phosphopyruvate hydratase, which yields MSFITDVYAREILDSRGNPTVEVDVVLTDGIIGRAAVPSGASTGAFEAVELRDADETRYMGKGVLKAVENVNVTIAPEVEGLNPFDQPGLDRLLIELDGTENKGKLGANAILGVSLAAAKAAAESLGIPLYQYLGGVNAKELPVPLMNILNGGKHADNNVDIQEFMIMPVGASSFAEALRMGTEVYHSLKAVLKEKSLATAIGDEGGFAPSLESNEDALLCIVDAIQRAGYQPGEDVALALDVAATELYENGTYNLAGEGVKKTSDEMIDYYEGLIERYPILSIEDGLDEEDWEGWHKLTKRLGDKVQLIGDDLFVTNPKRLARGIEEKCANSILIKLNQIGTLTETLDAIEMAKRAGYTSVISHRSGETEDVTLAHVAVAVNAGMIKTGAPARTERVAKYNELLRIEEELGESAVYRGRKALAR from the coding sequence ATGAGTTTTATTACAGATGTTTACGCACGGGAGATTCTGGATTCCCGAGGAAATCCTACAGTAGAAGTTGATGTTGTACTTACGGATGGAATAATAGGTCGCGCAGCAGTTCCTTCAGGTGCATCTACAGGTGCCTTTGAAGCAGTTGAACTTCGGGATGCCGATGAAACCCGTTACATGGGCAAAGGGGTACTAAAAGCAGTCGAAAATGTTAATGTGACTATAGCTCCGGAAGTAGAGGGACTAAATCCATTTGACCAGCCCGGTCTGGATCGTCTGTTAATTGAACTTGATGGAACGGAGAACAAGGGGAAACTGGGGGCTAATGCCATTCTAGGTGTATCCTTAGCAGCTGCTAAAGCAGCAGCAGAGTCATTAGGAATTCCTCTCTATCAATACCTGGGGGGAGTGAACGCCAAAGAACTTCCGGTACCCTTAATGAATATCCTTAACGGTGGCAAACATGCCGATAACAATGTGGATATTCAAGAATTCATGATTATGCCTGTTGGAGCTTCCAGCTTTGCCGAGGCTCTGCGTATGGGAACAGAAGTTTATCACAGTCTTAAGGCGGTTCTCAAGGAAAAATCTCTGGCAACTGCAATAGGAGATGAAGGTGGTTTTGCACCTAGCCTCGAGTCTAATGAAGATGCCTTGTTATGCATAGTTGACGCTATTCAACGGGCCGGATATCAACCTGGCGAAGATGTTGCCTTAGCCCTTGATGTAGCAGCAACCGAACTTTATGAGAATGGAACCTACAACTTAGCCGGTGAAGGGGTTAAGAAAACTTCCGACGAAATGATTGATTACTATGAGGGTTTGATTGAGCGTTATCCGATCCTTTCTATAGAAGACGGCTTGGATGAAGAGGACTGGGAAGGATGGCACAAACTGACTAAGCGCTTAGGAGATAAGGTTCAGCTTATCGGAGATGATTTGTTTGTAACCAACCCCAAACGCCTGGCCCGAGGAATTGAAGAGAAATGTGCCAATTCGATTCTAATTAAACTTAACCAAATCGGAACTTTAACAGAAACTCTGGACGCTATTGAAATGGCCAAAAGAGCCGGTTATACTTCGGTGATTTCCCATCGTTCCGGTGAGACGGAAGATGTCACCTTGGCGCATGTCGCAGTTGCAGTCAATGCCGGCATGATCAAGACAGGAGCTCCGGCACGGACAGAGCGGGTTGCCAAGTACAACGAACTCCTTCGAATTGAGGAGGAACTGGGAGAAAGCGCCGTCTATCGTGGGCGGAAAGCTTTGGCTAGATAG
- the gpmI gene encoding 2,3-bisphosphoglycerate-independent phosphoglycerate mutase encodes MDIKPVFLMILDGWGCRETHEGNAIASANIPNFKRLEGEYPYTTLQASGEAVGLPSGQMGNSEVGHLNIGAGRVVYQELTRIHKGIQDGTLFKNPVLLEAMDKARVNNKRLHLMGLLSNGGVHSHIDHLFALLEMAKKQELTEVYIHVILDGRDVLPQSAKEYICQLEGKIKELGVGKIASVSGRYYVMDRDKRWDRLEKGYQAIVNGEGKHAAGALSAVEISYDTRVTDEFVIPTVIDEAGNPVGQVQEGDSVIFYNFRSDRAREITHAFVDEGFSEFERSNHPQVHFVCMTQYEETIPAPVAFPQQNLDNTLGEVLSDQGLKQLRIAETEKYAHVTFFFNGGLEEPYPKEERILIPSPKVATYNLKPEMSAPELTETVLGKLRESTYDVIILNFANPDMVGHTGVFDATVKAVEVIDECLGRIYDELRKHKGSLIVTADHGNAEEKVDPQTMLPITAHSTNCVPFILADERFKGQALRQGGALCDIAPTILKLLQIPIPNEMTGKSLMEF; translated from the coding sequence ATGGACATCAAACCGGTTTTCCTTATGATTTTAGATGGGTGGGGCTGTCGGGAAACTCATGAGGGAAATGCAATTGCCTCAGCAAATATTCCAAACTTCAAGCGCCTTGAAGGAGAATACCCCTATACTACTCTTCAGGCATCCGGTGAAGCCGTAGGATTGCCAAGCGGACAAATGGGTAATTCCGAAGTAGGTCACCTGAACATCGGGGCAGGGAGGGTGGTGTATCAAGAATTAACTCGAATACATAAAGGGATTCAGGATGGAACCCTATTTAAAAACCCCGTCTTGCTGGAAGCTATGGACAAAGCCCGAGTAAATAATAAGAGACTTCATCTAATGGGTTTACTCTCCAATGGCGGAGTCCATTCTCATATCGATCACTTATTTGCCCTTCTGGAAATGGCTAAGAAACAGGAACTGACGGAGGTCTATATCCATGTAATTCTGGATGGACGAGATGTCTTACCACAAAGTGCCAAAGAATATATTTGCCAGCTGGAAGGGAAGATTAAAGAACTGGGCGTAGGGAAAATAGCGTCAGTCAGCGGTCGTTACTACGTAATGGATCGGGACAAACGTTGGGATCGCTTAGAAAAAGGCTATCAGGCTATAGTCAATGGCGAAGGCAAGCATGCAGCCGGGGCCTTATCTGCTGTGGAGATTTCCTATGACACCCGTGTGACGGATGAGTTTGTAATACCTACAGTGATTGATGAAGCAGGAAATCCAGTGGGCCAGGTTCAAGAAGGGGATAGTGTGATTTTCTATAACTTCCGTTCGGATCGTGCCCGCGAAATAACACATGCTTTTGTTGATGAAGGGTTCTCTGAATTTGAGCGCTCCAATCACCCACAGGTTCACTTCGTTTGTATGACTCAATATGAGGAAACTATCCCGGCACCAGTAGCATTTCCTCAACAAAACTTGGATAATACTTTAGGTGAAGTGCTTTCTGATCAAGGGCTAAAACAATTAAGAATTGCTGAGACAGAAAAATATGCCCATGTCACCTTCTTCTTTAATGGCGGGCTTGAAGAACCCTATCCCAAGGAGGAGCGTATCCTTATTCCATCGCCAAAAGTCGCTACTTATAATCTAAAACCTGAAATGAGTGCTCCAGAATTAACCGAGACGGTACTTGGAAAGCTCAGAGAGTCAACTTATGACGTGATCATCTTAAATTTTGCGAACCCAGATATGGTTGGACATACGGGTGTGTTTGATGCAACTGTCAAAGCGGTAGAGGTGATCGATGAATGTTTAGGTCGGATCTATGATGAACTCCGAAAACATAAGGGATCACTCATCGTGACGGCAGATCATGGAAACGCTGAGGAGAAAGTAGACCCCCAGACAATGTTGCCAATAACCGCTCACTCTACGAACTGTGTGCCCTTCATTCTTGCAGATGAACGGTTCAAAGGACAAGCACTGCGCCAGGGTGGAGCACTATGCGATATAGCTCCGACAATTTTAAAACTACTTCAAATCCCTATACCTAATGAAATGACTGGGAAATCGTTAATGGAATTTTGA
- the tpiA gene encoding triose-phosphate isomerase — protein MANRRKVIAGNWKMFKTVSEAEDYAIKFLEEVKDVTDLDVVLCAPFTALHALKNELEESIVHLGAQNMAWAEEGAYTGEISARMLLDVACTYVILGHSERREMFGETDQDIAKKVQQALAVGLTPIFCCGENLKLREEGKAAEWVKNQVASALSGISKDDLLRIIVAYEPIWAIGTGKTASSQDAQEMCANIRATLTELMGSASENVPILYGGSVKAENIGELMQEPDVDGALVGGASLDPLSFAKLIKNASPM, from the coding sequence GTGGCTAATCGACGAAAGGTTATCGCCGGAAACTGGAAAATGTTTAAAACTGTCAGTGAAGCCGAGGACTATGCCATAAAGTTTTTAGAGGAAGTCAAGGATGTTACAGACCTAGATGTTGTCCTCTGTGCTCCGTTTACGGCTCTCCATGCTCTAAAAAATGAGTTGGAAGAAAGCATTGTCCATCTGGGTGCGCAGAATATGGCTTGGGCGGAAGAGGGCGCCTATACCGGAGAGATATCAGCACGTATGCTGCTTGATGTCGCCTGTACATACGTAATACTCGGTCACTCTGAACGCCGGGAGATGTTTGGAGAAACAGATCAGGACATTGCTAAGAAAGTTCAGCAGGCATTGGCGGTAGGGTTAACTCCTATCTTTTGTTGCGGGGAAAATTTGAAACTTCGTGAAGAGGGGAAGGCAGCCGAGTGGGTCAAAAACCAAGTTGCCAGCGCTCTTTCCGGAATATCCAAAGATGATCTGTTGAGGATAATTGTGGCCTATGAGCCTATTTGGGCGATTGGCACCGGTAAGACCGCATCCAGTCAAGATGCTCAAGAGATGTGTGCTAATATCCGTGCGACTTTGACGGAGCTGATGGGATCGGCCTCTGAGAATGTTCCTATACTCTATGGAGGCAGTGTCAAAGCTGAAAATATTGGGGAACTAATGCAGGAGCCTGATGTAGATGGGGCTTTAGTCGGTGGGGCAAGTCTTGATCCCCTTAGTTTTGCGAAACTTATCAAAAATGCAAGTCCAATGTAG
- a CDS encoding phosphoglycerate kinase — protein sequence MNKKSVKDVEVRGKRVLVRVDFNVPLNEQGEITNDKRIKASLPTILYLVREGARVILASHLGRPKGQVNPKYSLAPVAKHLSNLLAQEVVFAKDCIGDSAMEPVSKLQDGQVLLLENVRFHGEEEKNDPSFARELAGLAELFVNDAFGTAHRAHASTEGVTHYIPAVCGLLMQKEVEFMGNALERPERPFVAIIGGAKVSDKIGVIENLLEKVDALIIGGGMANTFLKAQGYNVGKSLLEEEKVELAKQLIEKAKSKGVELELPIDVVAATAFQADAAHRTVRVSEIREEEMALDIGAATAEKFEACISTARTVIWNGPMGVFEMEAFAKGTEKVAQAVAACGGITIVGGGDSVAAVEKMKVGERMTHISTGGGASLEFLEGKILPGVAALEEA from the coding sequence ATGAATAAAAAGAGTGTAAAAGACGTAGAAGTGCGTGGAAAACGAGTACTTGTTCGAGTGGATTTCAATGTACCGTTAAATGAACAAGGGGAAATTACTAACGATAAACGAATTAAAGCCTCCTTGCCAACGATTTTGTATTTAGTTAGGGAAGGAGCAAGAGTTATTCTTGCTTCCCATCTGGGGCGTCCCAAAGGCCAGGTTAATCCCAAGTATTCTTTAGCACCTGTCGCCAAACACCTTAGTAATTTGTTAGCGCAGGAGGTTGTTTTCGCCAAGGACTGCATTGGGGATTCGGCTATGGAACCAGTCAGTAAGCTGCAAGATGGTCAAGTCCTCTTATTGGAAAATGTCCGCTTCCATGGAGAAGAGGAGAAAAACGACCCTTCCTTTGCCAGGGAGCTAGCCGGGTTGGCCGAGTTGTTTGTTAACGACGCTTTTGGAACGGCACACCGTGCTCACGCTTCAACCGAAGGGGTAACCCACTATATTCCCGCGGTTTGCGGCTTGTTAATGCAAAAGGAAGTTGAATTTATGGGTAACGCTTTAGAACGGCCAGAACGTCCTTTTGTTGCAATCATTGGGGGAGCAAAAGTGAGCGATAAAATTGGAGTCATCGAAAATCTGCTGGAAAAGGTTGATGCTTTAATCATTGGTGGGGGGATGGCTAATACCTTCCTGAAGGCCCAAGGATATAACGTGGGAAAATCCCTTCTCGAAGAGGAAAAGGTAGAATTGGCTAAGCAACTTATTGAGAAGGCAAAGTCTAAAGGAGTCGAACTTGAATTACCGATAGATGTTGTTGCAGCGACTGCTTTCCAAGCCGATGCTGCTCATCGTACAGTAAGGGTCTCGGAAATCCGAGAGGAAGAAATGGCCTTAGACATAGGAGCCGCCACCGCTGAGAAGTTTGAAGCTTGCATTTCGACAGCACGTACCGTGATTTGGAATGGTCCCATGGGGGTTTTTGAAATGGAAGCCTTCGCTAAAGGAACTGAGAAGGTCGCTCAAGCAGTTGCAGCCTGTGGGGGAATCACGATTGTAGGTGGAGGAGATTCTGTGGCAGCTGTGGAAAAGATGAAGGTTGGGGAGCGCATGACTCATATCTCCACAGGGGGTGGAGCTTCACTTGAGTTTTTAGAGGGCAAGATCTTACCGGGTGTTGCTGCATTAGAAGAGGCCTAG
- the glpK gene encoding glycerol kinase GlpK, translating into MPRTYILALDQGTTSCRAILFNHESKPVGISQKEFTQFYPKPGWVEQDAEEIWSTQYGVIAELLAKTGVSPGDIAGIGITNQRETTVVWDKTTGKPISPAIVWQCRRTTEIVEDLKAKGWEEFIRSKTGLVLDAYFSGTKVKWILDQVEGAREKANQGKLLFGTIDTWLIWKLTKGQVHVTDYSNASRTLLFDIYDLAWSEEILAELGIPKSMLPEVKPSSWIYGKAEISLFGDASIPISGIAGDQQAALFGQMCFEPGMAKNTYGTGCFMLMNTGERAVASQSGLLTTIAWGLNGKVEYALEGSVFIAGAAIQWLRDGLKMIEKAQDSEYMASTVEDTDGVYVVPAFTGLGAPHWNMRARGAIFGLTRGTEQAHLIRATLEAMAYQTKDVLGAMEKDAQITLQALRVDGGAVANNLLMQFQADLLGVKVERPEVIETTALGAAYLAGLGVGFWKNQGEICSSWRMDRCFKPDMSEERRTKLYRGWQKAVERSKDWED; encoded by the coding sequence ATGCCAAGAACCTATATCTTAGCCTTAGATCAAGGTACTACGAGTTGTCGGGCAATTTTGTTTAACCATGAGAGTAAACCGGTTGGAATTTCACAGAAGGAATTTACTCAATTTTATCCGAAACCAGGGTGGGTGGAGCAAGATGCAGAGGAGATTTGGAGTACACAATACGGGGTTATCGCAGAACTCTTAGCTAAGACAGGAGTCTCCCCCGGGGATATTGCCGGTATTGGGATCACTAATCAAAGAGAGACTACCGTTGTGTGGGATAAAACTACAGGAAAACCGATTTCGCCGGCAATTGTCTGGCAGTGTCGCCGTACAACAGAGATTGTAGAAGATCTGAAAGCTAAAGGATGGGAAGAATTCATCCGCTCGAAGACCGGGTTAGTTTTAGATGCCTATTTTTCAGGAACAAAAGTCAAATGGATATTGGATCAAGTTGAGGGTGCCAGAGAAAAAGCAAATCAGGGAAAGCTTTTGTTCGGCACTATAGATACTTGGCTAATCTGGAAATTGACGAAGGGCCAAGTTCATGTGACGGATTATTCTAACGCTTCTCGAACCTTATTGTTTGATATTTATGACTTAGCCTGGTCTGAGGAAATCCTCGCTGAGCTGGGCATCCCCAAAAGCATGCTCCCGGAAGTTAAGCCCTCAAGTTGGATATACGGGAAAGCGGAAATCAGTCTATTCGGTGATGCTTCAATTCCTATTTCCGGAATAGCCGGCGACCAACAGGCTGCTTTGTTTGGGCAAATGTGTTTTGAACCGGGGATGGCTAAGAATACCTATGGAACGGGCTGTTTTATGCTGATGAACACAGGAGAACGGGCTGTAGCATCCCAAAGTGGCCTGCTTACAACTATAGCTTGGGGATTGAACGGAAAGGTCGAGTATGCTTTGGAGGGCAGTGTTTTTATCGCCGGGGCGGCGATCCAATGGCTGAGAGATGGACTGAAGATGATCGAAAAAGCTCAGGATTCTGAGTATATGGCAAGTACTGTTGAGGATACTGATGGGGTCTATGTAGTACCGGCTTTTACGGGACTTGGCGCCCCACACTGGAATATGCGTGCTCGAGGCGCAATTTTTGGCTTGACTCGGGGAACTGAGCAGGCCCATCTGATCCGAGCAACCTTGGAAGCAATGGCTTATCAGACAAAAGATGTTTTGGGGGCAATGGAAAAGGATGCTCAGATAACCCTTCAGGCATTGAGAGTTGATGGAGGTGCAGTAGCGAATAATTTATTAATGCAGTTCCAAGCAGACCTCTTAGGAGTGAAGGTAGAACGACCTGAAGTTATCGAGACTACTGCCTTGGGAGCGGCATATCTAGCCGGCCTGGGAGTGGGCTTTTGGAAGAATCAAGGGGAAATTTGCTCAAGCTGGAGAATGGATCGTTGTTTTAAACCGGATATGTCAGAGGAGAGGCGAACTAAGCTTTACCGAGGGTGGCAGAAGGCTGTTGAACGAAGTAAGGATTGGGAAGATTAA
- a CDS encoding phosphate signaling complex PhoU family protein, producing MLRTSGYDRVLLNLRVMTVELAEAVQRHLCAAIEALENGGTVQDWQTRDDVIDQLRDNIVNQSFDIMSLQQLRSQDLRWILGFQRMAQELERSADYACDLAELSELKPERNWPGDIQEMAKQLLRMIEHTVEILKGDKEILMDLADEDDVLDEAYDNFKSALVKGSQARCPDGQLGLCLVIARTIERMGDHLVNVAETLLYVQTGNRRLAEA from the coding sequence ATGCTTAGAACATCAGGTTATGATCGGGTTCTGCTGAATTTGCGTGTAATGACAGTGGAGTTGGCAGAAGCTGTCCAAAGGCATTTATGTGCTGCGATTGAGGCCTTGGAAAATGGAGGTACAGTGCAGGATTGGCAAACAAGAGATGATGTGATTGATCAACTGCGGGATAACATCGTCAATCAAAGTTTTGATATTATGAGTTTGCAGCAATTAAGAAGCCAAGACTTAAGGTGGATTTTGGGGTTTCAGCGAATGGCTCAGGAACTTGAACGTTCTGCTGATTACGCTTGTGACCTGGCTGAACTGAGCGAGCTAAAGCCAGAGCGTAATTGGCCGGGGGATATTCAAGAGATGGCTAAGCAACTACTCCGGATGATCGAACACACGGTGGAGATCTTAAAGGGGGATAAAGAAATCCTGATGGACTTGGCAGATGAAGACGATGTATTAGATGAAGCTTACGACAATTTTAAGTCAGCCCTAGTTAAAGGGAGTCAAGCCAGATGCCCTGATGGCCAATTAGGTTTATGCCTGGTGATTGCCCGAACCATTGAACGCATGGGGGATCATCTTGTAAATGTGGCTGAAACACTTTTGTACGTCCAAACAGGTAATCGACGACTCGCTGAAGCATGA